From Vitis vinifera cultivar Pinot Noir 40024 chromosome 14, ASM3070453v1, a single genomic window includes:
- the LOC109123943 gene encoding uncharacterized protein LOC109123943 produces the protein MKMEEEKNSVMKNTKQKRYKILGKKRSERKPGFETSSSSSENEKKSTDSIDIPPPLLSFISKISKEEYFPGKIACLSHLVAIENIKKKLTEPQLEMFRKSCFGHFLLLPELRFSAQIVHQLLLRQCETKKDNEIWILLKSKGLRFSKEEFALITGLSFGPITKCDKKSLRIRDTYFKGENKVRNDELEKVFLSLGEEKKKKKNKKNKKKGFEDEEVIKLALLYFLEHVLFGKEGKNLIDMEWVALVDNLEAFNKYPWGGICYERTLFGLQRALENRVSKYQDKKKTKGEAAVEAYSLVGFPYAFQVWAYEAIPLIGLKYATRVSERYPRILNWSATSAPRSTEVENVFLEPHLTFHSLLTPTLEEQQQDYYKHVDKQGASAEMLHQSNASQDAKNDDLRHEKSSSDTAAYVAAATAAMAEETTNDAITPSIEKLWMEFVKFRQSSELNFNHLKKEIEGLNLKMDELKQLLLEVSDMFTCLNFLILQCFDICVFSYLLLLGGVCNFRLRV, from the exons atgaaaatggaggaagaaaaaaattctgtgatgaaaaatacgaaacagaagaggtataaaattttgggaaaaaagagAAGTGAAAGAAAGCCAGGTTTTGAAACCTCTTCATCGTCatcagaaaatgagaagaaatcaaCTGATTCA ATTGACATTCCTCCTCCTCTCCTATCTTTTATATCTAAAATATCTAAAGAGGAGTACTTTCCTGGAAAAATTGCATGTTTGTCTCACTTGGTAGccattgaaaatattaagaagaaatTGACTGAACCACAATTGGAGATGTTtagaaaatcatgttttggtcatTTTTTACTCCTTCCCGAACTTAGATTTTCAGCCCAAATTGTTCATCAATTGTTGTTACGTCAATGTGAAACCAAAAAAGACAATGAAATATGGATTTTATTAAAGTCAAAGGGCTTAAGATTTAGTAAAGAAGAGTTTGCATTGATTACGGGCTTGAGTTTTGGTCCTATTacaaaatgtgataaaaaatcATTACGAATAAGGGACACATACTTTAAAGGAGAAAACAAGGTGCGTAATGATGAGTTGGagaaagtttttctttctttaggagaggaaaagaaaaagaaaaagaataagaaaaataaaaaaaaaggatttgaagatgaagaggtGATAAAGTTGgcacttttgtattttttagagcatgttttatttgggaaagaaggaaaaaatttgATAGATATGGAATGGGTTGCTTTGGTTGATAATTTGGAGGCTTTTAACAAGTATCCATGGGGGGGGATTTGTTATGAGAGGACACTATTTGGTTTGCAAAGAGCTTTGGAGAACCGGGTATCCAAATaccaagataaaaagaaaacaaagggaGAAGCTGCAGTTGAAGCATATAGTCTTGTTGGATTTCCATATGCATTCCAGGTTTGGGCATACGAGGCTATTCCACTTATTGGATTGAAATATGCCACTCGTGTATCTGAGAGGTATCCTCGAATATTAAATTGGAGTGCAACAAGTGCTCCAAGGTCTACTGAGGTTGAAAATGTATTTCTAGAGCCTCAT TTAACTTTTCATTCGCTTCTAACACCCACTTTAGAGGAGCAACAACAAGACTATTACAAGCATGTAGATAAACAAGGAGCTTCAGCAGAAATGTTGCACCAATCAAATGCCTCACAAGATGCCAAGAATGATGACTTAAGGCATGAAAAAAGCTCATCTGACACTGCTGCATATGTTGCTGCTGCTACTGCTGCAATGGCAGAAGAAACAACAAATGATGCAATCACCCCATCAATAGAG AAATTATGGATGGAGTTTGTGAAATTCAGACAAAGCTCAgagttaaatttcaatcatctaaagaaagaaattgaaggactCAACTTGAAGATGGATGAATTGAAACAACTTTTATTAGAAGTTAGTGACATGTttacttgtttaaattttctaatacttCAATGTTTTGACATTtgtgttttctcatatttattattattgggtGGTGTATGCAATTTTAGGTTAAGAGTTTGA